From Myxocyprinus asiaticus isolate MX2 ecotype Aquarium Trade chromosome 49, UBuf_Myxa_2, whole genome shotgun sequence, a single genomic window includes:
- the LOC127438363 gene encoding chromobox protein homolog 6-like has translation MELSAGGDRVFAAEAIMKSRVRKGRIEYLVKWKGWALKHSTWEPEENILDDRLITAFEQKEREQELYGPKKRGPKPKNFVLKARAQAGETSRSIKTRRTPPHTAARPPTSSCSASTAAPQPSSSSSYSTAPTPRVHSLAAAHKLKKDIHRCHRMSRRPLPRPDPLADPTGSMFSSRPPISPFSETVRILNRRVKPREVKRGRIILNLKVIDKSESGGVANRRTPQSFVGRAKIPSRNRIIGKRQGDMPYRPFQHPMKMLGFPMYGQPFGLHPFGPLSSMTSEVSGNAANQRGGNFSGSHFSANGQTFQYQPPPSPSSSSGSNGSSSSSQKHPAPPQSEVPSSAAGPISRSCNASQPPKAAKPNTASRPAQFLPSSPSNSSSPPSSLEDEDQGSSNLPAFRGGKRKLRHRTQTARASVCK, from the exons ACACAGCACGTGGGAACCAGAGGAGAACATCCTGGATGATCGACTCATCACAGCCTTTGAGCAAAA GGAACGGGAGCAGGAACTTTATGGCCCAAAGAAACGTGGGCCTAAACCAAAAAACTTTGTACTGAAG GCACGAGCACAGGCAGGTGAAACATCACGAAGCATAAAAACCAGACGCACTCCACCTCACACTGCTGCGAGACCTCCCACCTCTTCCTGTTCTGCAAGTACAGCAGCTCCTCAGCCTTCATCGTCCTCTTCCTACTCTACAGCTCCAACCCCCAGAGTGCACTCCCTAGCTGCTGCTCATAAACTCAAGAAGGACATCCACCGTTGTCATAGGATGTCTCGTCGACCTTTGCCTCGTCCTGACCCCCTGGCTGACCCCACGGGATCCATGTTTTCATCCCGTCCTCCTATCTCTCCGTTCTCCGAAACTGTTCGCATCCTCAACCGCAGGGTCAAACCGCGGGAGGTAAAACGAGGTCGCATAATCTTGAACCTGAAGGTCATTGACAAATCTGAAAGTGGTGGAGTAGCCAATAGGAGGACGCCACAGTCGTTTGTGGGGCGGGCGAAAATCCCATCCCGAAATCGTATCATAGGGAAAAGGCAAGGGGACATGCCCTACAGGCCATTCCAGCATCCAATGAAAATGTTGGGTTTCCCCATGTATGGTCAGCCTTTTGGGCTCCATCCCTTTGGGCCATTATCTTCCATGACCAGTGAAGTGTCAGGCAATGCAGCCAATCAAAGAGGTGGAAACTTCAGTGGTAGCCATTTCTCTGCAAATGGGCAGACATTTCAGTACCAGCCTCCACCATCACCTTCCAGTTCCAGTGGGTCTAACGGCAGCTCCTCTTCATCTCAGAAACACCCAGCTCCTCCTCAATCTGAAGTTCCTTCTTCGGCAGCTGGTCCAATATCCCGTTCCTGCAACGCCTCCCAACCTCCAAAAGCAGCTAAGCCCAACACTGCATCCAGGCCGGCGCAGTTCCTTCCTTCCTCACCTTCTAATTCGTCCTCTCCACCGTCCTCTCTTGAAGATGAAGACCAGGGCTCTTCGAATCTCCCTGCATTTCGGGGTGGAAAACGAAAGCTTCGCCATCGAACCCAGACGGCTCGAGCTTCGGTCTGCAAG TGA